A portion of the Bacillus sp. SM2101 genome contains these proteins:
- a CDS encoding SMI1/KNR4 family protein, whose protein sequence is MDVTKIVKRLGKAGIKFTSGLNESEITDAESLYNIKFPPDLKSFLMYALPVSEGFVNWRDISGKNVKSINDRINWPLKGIIFDIEHNHFWIKEWGNIPDSLQGAIKIATLHYHKAPKLIPVYSHRYISSEPIENWNPIMSVYQTDIIYYGENLSSYLQKEFILKKPKHLDFNNIKPIRFWSNIIDNWDEEL, encoded by the coding sequence TTGGATGTTACTAAAATTGTAAAAAGATTAGGGAAAGCAGGTATTAAATTTACAAGTGGATTAAATGAAAGTGAAATTACTGACGCTGAATCATTATACAACATTAAATTTCCACCTGACTTAAAATCTTTTCTAATGTATGCTCTACCAGTTTCAGAGGGATTTGTAAACTGGAGAGATATTAGTGGAAAAAATGTAAAAAGTATTAATGATCGGATAAACTGGCCATTAAAAGGTATTATTTTTGATATTGAACATAATCATTTTTGGATAAAAGAGTGGGGCAACATACCCGATTCTTTACAAGGTGCAATTAAGATAGCGACTCTACATTATCATAAGGCTCCAAAACTTATTCCTGTATATTCTCATAGATATATTTCATCAGAACCTATTGAGAACTGGAATCCAATAATGTCTGTATATCAAACCGATATTATCTATTATGGTGAAAATCTATCATCTTATCTACAGAAAGAATTTATATTAAAGAAACCTAAGCATTTAGATTTTAATAATATTAAACCTATACGGTTCTGGAGCAACATAATAGATAATTGGGATGAGGAATTATAA
- a CDS encoding MBOAT family O-acyltransferase produces the protein MLFNSYVFILLYLPIVFICYFLLQKLKFRTAAKGFLVLASLYFYSYWNVKYLPIMIVSILINFLLATLINKGIQGKKVILVLGIIFNISLLGYFKYSDFFLTNVNTLFQSNFPLLQLALPLAISFFTFQQIAYLVDSYRGETKGYSFLNYSFFVSFFPQLIAGPIVHHSEIIKQLEEPTHYKMNFDNISRGLYIFVIGLFKKVIIADTFAIWANDGYSNLANLTFVDSWIVTMSYTFQLYFDFSGYCDMAIGIALIFNLKLPINFNSPYKSLNIKDFWRRWHITLGRFFTKYIYFPLGGSRVGPIRRNFNLFIIFFISGLWHGAGWTFIIWGILHGVASITYRIWNQLGFKLPKLLAWFVTFLFVHIAWVYFRSPDVGTANAMIVKMFSFGELPPKIASVVIGMGLPVQSAANFFDLKLIILILIFLFIVVWMKNSVEKLINFSFTIKNAAIISILAVISILYLNRVSEFLYFNF, from the coding sequence TTGCTTTTTAACTCATATGTTTTTATTCTACTTTATTTGCCGATTGTCTTTATTTGTTACTTTTTATTGCAGAAATTAAAATTTAGAACAGCTGCAAAAGGTTTTCTTGTCCTTGCTTCCCTATACTTCTATAGTTACTGGAATGTTAAATATCTACCAATTATGATTGTATCAATCTTAATAAACTTTCTACTCGCAACTTTGATAAACAAGGGAATTCAAGGAAAAAAAGTCATTCTAGTATTAGGAATCATCTTTAATATTTCTCTATTAGGTTATTTTAAATACTCAGATTTCTTTTTAACTAATGTAAATACACTTTTTCAATCAAACTTTCCATTGTTGCAGTTAGCGTTACCATTGGCTATTAGCTTTTTTACCTTTCAGCAAATTGCATACTTGGTAGACAGCTATAGAGGAGAAACAAAGGGATATAGCTTTCTAAATTATTCTTTTTTTGTGTCGTTTTTTCCGCAATTAATTGCCGGACCGATTGTTCATCATTCCGAAATTATTAAACAATTGGAAGAACCCACTCATTATAAAATGAACTTTGACAATATATCCAGAGGTCTGTATATTTTTGTGATTGGGTTATTTAAAAAGGTCATAATAGCAGATACGTTTGCTATTTGGGCAAACGATGGCTATAGTAATCTAGCTAACTTAACTTTTGTGGATAGCTGGATTGTAACTATGTCATATACGTTTCAGCTATATTTTGACTTTAGCGGATACTGTGATATGGCAATTGGGATCGCATTAATATTTAATCTGAAGCTACCAATTAATTTTAATTCACCGTATAAGTCTCTTAATATTAAAGATTTTTGGCGAAGGTGGCATATTACTTTAGGTCGATTTTTTACTAAATATATCTACTTTCCGTTAGGTGGAAGTAGAGTTGGACCGATTAGAAGGAACTTCAATCTCTTTATAATATTTTTCATTAGTGGTCTTTGGCACGGTGCAGGGTGGACTTTTATTATTTGGGGAATATTGCATGGTGTAGCAAGCATTACATATCGGATATGGAATCAGTTAGGGTTTAAACTACCTAAACTCCTTGCATGGTTTGTGACCTTCCTATTTGTACATATTGCGTGGGTTTACTTTCGCTCTCCTGATGTAGGAACAGCTAATGCGATGATTGTAAAAATGTTTTCGTTTGGGGAATTACCACCAAAAATTGCAAGTGTAGTTATTGGGATGGGCCTACCAGTTCAATCAGCAGCAAATTTCTTTGATTTAAAACTAATAATACTAATCCTAATCTTTTTATTTATAGTAGTTTGGATGAAAAATTCAGTAGAAAAGCTAATTAACTTTTCCTTCACGATAAAAAATGCTGCGATAATAAGTATCTTGGCCGTTATTTCTATCCTTTATTTAAACCGTGTAAGTGAATTTCTATATTTTAATTTTTAA
- a CDS encoding ankyrin repeat domain-containing protein: MGYLHIVNVLLLAGIDPNNDNRPLNGAVSYGHFDIVKALLEAGADPNHPNQQTKRGKTPLFEAVYLTNTDNQLKFVRELHRAGANINHQDHYGDTALIIAGRDNRLQIIKKLLEYGINPNMQNHKGDTALIEACRAGNVEVVEALIQAEVNIKIKNKKWLSAKYYAKKNKDQFIIKLLK; this comes from the coding sequence GTGGGTTATCTTCATATCGTAAATGTCTTATTACTTGCTGGGATAGATCCTAATAATGATAACCGTCCTCTCAATGGTGCTGTAAGTTATGGTCATTTTGATATTGTTAAGGCTTTACTTGAAGCTGGTGCAGATCCTAACCACCCTAATCAGCAAACTAAAAGAGGTAAAACGCCACTATTTGAAGCTGTCTATTTAACAAATACCGATAATCAGTTAAAATTTGTCCGCGAGCTACATAGAGCTGGTGCTAATATTAACCATCAAGATCATTATGGAGACACAGCTCTTATTATTGCTGGTAGGGACAACCGACTACAAATTATAAAGAAACTCTTAGAATATGGTATTAACCCTAATATGCAAAACCATAAGGGAGATACTGCTCTCATTGAGGCTTGTCGAGCTGGAAATGTTGAGGTTGTGGAAGCTTTAATTCAAGCAGAAGTAAATATAAAGATAAAAAATAAAAAGTGGTTATCCGCTAAATATTACGCAAAGAAGAATAAAGACCAATTCATTATTAAATTGTTAAAATAA
- a CDS encoding ankyrin repeat domain-containing protein, with protein MQNGADLNIQNMSYDTALSVAIVGGDFKVFLTLLEAGANPNILDDQGYTILVDAVFSHNIEMVQTLLKHSSIHDESGNFSLYLAARWVIFIS; from the coding sequence ATCCAAAATGGTGCAGACTTAAACATTCAGAACATGAGTTATGATACGGCACTAAGTGTAGCGATTGTAGGAGGAGATTTTAAGGTATTTCTTACATTACTTGAAGCTGGTGCGAACCCGAATATACTAGATGATCAGGGCTATACAATTTTAGTAGACGCTGTTTTCAGTCATAACATTGAAATGGTCCAAACCTTACTTAAACATTCAAGTATACATGATGAAAGTGGTAACTTTTCTCTCTATTTAGCTGCTAGGTGGGTTATCTTCATATCGTAA
- a CDS encoding S-layer homology domain-containing protein translates to MSIKTKSYYKFLAGSISAAFVATAVVPVVASTDSFSDVSAEHWANNYITELANEGIINGFTDGTFGPNVELTRGQASKLFQRALNLEVPEDLTSFNDVEDSTDLELKKAAAAVKAAGIFKGSNGIFGANDTLTRAQMASVIVRAFGLEVNDEIEITLTDIENIDDSHRANVAILFQNGVTTGKGDGTYDGNGNVPRANFAAFLYRALNQEAGLVTEDEDPPIEEPQPQSQVVSVIADNLKKIEILFNEDINEGSLTTSTVKILDETNKELKVMDTTIINGDKVAVILESGELKASEDVTVVLDRIKTVDNNNIEYEQVITVRDVNTPELLDVKVLNDKQIELYFSEPVSFSQSSYNTLSEITIDDQNVTAKVTPDHATNTVTLELFESLNTRKFELNISGIEDFNNSKITPQTIDIEVEDDVSIPGEDDTQNPGDEDSEDEITAFVDEVFSLVNIEREEEGVDPLILSNEVTEVAQIKAEDMRDQNYFDHISPTYGEPGEMLLHFGVNYNMSGENIAAGQTTPEQVVEAWMNSEGHRKNILRPEFTEIGIGYIEGSEHNNYSTYWVQMFVLPAN, encoded by the coding sequence ATGTCTATAAAAACAAAATCTTATTATAAGTTCCTAGCGGGTTCTATTTCAGCTGCATTCGTAGCAACCGCAGTCGTCCCGGTTGTTGCCAGCACTGATAGCTTTTCGGATGTATCAGCTGAGCATTGGGCTAATAACTACATTACTGAACTAGCAAATGAAGGAATTATCAACGGGTTTACAGACGGAACATTCGGGCCTAATGTTGAATTAACTCGTGGTCAAGCTTCGAAATTATTCCAACGCGCACTTAACTTAGAAGTTCCTGAAGATTTAACTTCTTTTAATGATGTAGAAGACTCTACTGATCTAGAGCTTAAAAAAGCTGCTGCTGCAGTAAAAGCAGCTGGAATTTTCAAGGGGAGTAACGGTATATTCGGAGCAAACGACACATTAACTCGTGCTCAAATGGCTTCAGTTATTGTTCGTGCATTCGGCTTAGAAGTTAATGATGAGATTGAAATTACTTTAACAGACATAGAGAATATTGATGATTCTCACAGAGCCAATGTCGCAATTTTATTTCAAAATGGCGTAACAACGGGTAAGGGTGATGGCACTTACGATGGTAACGGAAATGTTCCCCGTGCGAACTTCGCAGCTTTCTTATATCGTGCACTTAACCAAGAGGCTGGACTAGTAACTGAAGATGAGGATCCACCAATAGAAGAACCTCAACCTCAATCACAAGTTGTAAGTGTAATTGCAGACAACCTTAAAAAGATTGAAATTTTGTTCAATGAGGACATAAATGAAGGTTCTTTAACTACTTCAACTGTAAAAATTTTAGACGAGACTAACAAAGAATTAAAGGTTATGGATACTACAATTATAAATGGTGATAAGGTAGCCGTCATTCTTGAATCAGGAGAGTTAAAAGCTAGTGAGGATGTGACTGTTGTACTAGATCGTATAAAAACGGTTGATAATAATAATATTGAATATGAACAAGTAATAACTGTGAGAGATGTTAACACTCCTGAATTGTTAGATGTAAAAGTACTGAATGATAAACAAATTGAACTTTATTTTTCCGAGCCGGTTTCATTCTCACAATCTAGCTATAACACATTATCTGAAATAACGATTGATGATCAAAATGTAACAGCTAAAGTAACGCCTGACCATGCTACAAACACAGTTACCTTAGAATTATTTGAAAGTTTAAACACAAGAAAATTTGAACTAAACATATCAGGTATTGAAGATTTCAATAATAGTAAAATAACACCTCAAACCATTGACATCGAAGTTGAAGATGATGTATCTATTCCAGGAGAGGATGATACCCAGAACCCTGGAGATGAAGATAGTGAAGACGAAATAACTGCTTTTGTCGATGAAGTGTTTAGCTTAGTTAACATAGAGCGTGAAGAAGAGGGAGTAGATCCACTCATATTATCTAATGAGGTGACTGAAGTGGCGCAAATTAAAGCTGAAGATATGCGGGATCAGAATTATTTCGATCATATCTCTCCAACTTATGGAGAACCAGGTGAAATGTTACTACACTTCGGTGTTAATTATAATATGTCAGGAGAAAATATTGCTGCGGGTCAAACTACTCCAGAACAAGTTGTTGAAGCGTGGATGAATAGTGAGGGTCATCGTAAAAACATTTTGCGTCCTGAATTCACTGAAATTGGGATTGGATATATTGAAGGGTCAGAACATAATAATTACTCTACTTATTGGGTACAAATGTTTGTTTTGCCTGCTAATTAA
- a CDS encoding ABC transporter permease subunit, with protein sequence MKQLAQSTLYIVLIFLIMSLVILIPRESYNADLNDGNGVQLHYNTGFEAYKNQITNFITSIKENKDFGLSYTGVEISEEIKRYMGRSIKLIAPAFLIGFVGGSLIGLIIYYFRKKRFFKYIRSFLDLLFTIPDFFLLLCLQLVLIKFPLYGLPRIDLYGHEQASNIVIPTIILSIYPAIYMVRVMYNNLTLEESKLYMVYLSAKGMSKFRKIFVHGLWNSWNSILSAAPKMMIYILTSLPVIELFTDYKGAAYRFIVATNYYEYQTQIAFLITFMLIIFLTILITKILQTFLTPTFKVGDQLSFSTVNNSNNLFRKIITFLKAKIKENWQLTIGLLSISLLLLISIITSILPIFDMTRVKHLYINDKLFMPPVAPMDEYPLGTDEFGRDLIELFIVGAKNTLTLIVGIVLLRYVLAIIISFAVRNTNSIFRRIITFWNDLLSYVPTIIFVLIISVIPQLVLSEWRPFWMILLIALVELGAVVHLMSNELDKLSSSEYVKSGVAVGNTAFKNYRYYYLPHLYPKIVVNFTSDLAKTTTLLAQLAIIGVFMSQEKIQMGFTGQWVWISNSQSWMALLENSAVDIRVNPWVPFWTCLVITLLIINFMVIERGLQKYLRKKKVT encoded by the coding sequence TTGAAACAGTTAGCGCAAAGTACACTTTATATTGTCTTAATATTCTTAATTATGAGTCTTGTCATTTTAATACCGAGGGAATCGTATAATGCGGATTTGAATGATGGAAATGGGGTTCAATTACATTACAATACTGGATTTGAAGCATATAAAAATCAAATAACTAATTTTATTACGAGTATTAAAGAAAACAAAGATTTTGGACTATCTTATACTGGGGTCGAAATAAGTGAAGAAATAAAGAGATATATGGGAAGAAGTATTAAACTGATTGCTCCTGCATTCTTAATAGGATTTGTAGGTGGATCATTAATTGGCTTAATTATATACTATTTTAGAAAAAAGAGATTTTTTAAATACATAAGATCATTTTTAGATTTATTGTTTACAATACCGGATTTCTTTTTACTTCTATGTTTACAACTCGTATTAATTAAGTTTCCTTTATATGGACTTCCAAGAATTGATCTTTATGGTCATGAACAAGCTAGTAATATAGTCATCCCCACCATTATTTTATCTATATATCCAGCAATCTACATGGTGAGAGTGATGTATAATAATCTTACGCTTGAGGAAAGTAAACTGTATATGGTCTATTTATCAGCAAAAGGTATGTCAAAGTTTAGGAAGATTTTCGTTCACGGATTATGGAATTCATGGAACAGTATATTGAGCGCTGCTCCAAAAATGATGATTTATATTTTAACAAGCCTACCTGTAATCGAGCTTTTCACAGATTATAAGGGAGCAGCGTACAGATTTATCGTAGCGACAAATTATTATGAATATCAAACACAAATTGCTTTTCTTATCACCTTTATGTTGATCATTTTCTTAACAATACTCATCACGAAGATATTACAAACTTTCTTAACCCCGACATTTAAAGTCGGAGATCAGCTTAGCTTTTCTACTGTTAACAATTCAAATAATCTTTTTAGAAAAATCATAACTTTTTTAAAAGCAAAAATAAAAGAAAATTGGCAATTGACGATCGGATTATTATCGATAAGTTTATTACTTCTGATAAGCATTATAACTAGTATTCTACCGATATTTGACATGACCCGTGTTAAGCATTTATACATCAATGATAAGTTATTCATGCCACCTGTTGCTCCTATGGATGAGTATCCACTTGGAACTGACGAATTTGGTAGAGATCTAATTGAACTATTCATTGTTGGAGCAAAGAACACACTGACTTTAATCGTTGGTATTGTGTTGTTAAGATACGTTTTAGCCATCATCATTAGCTTTGCTGTTAGAAATACAAATAGTATATTTAGAAGAATCATCACATTTTGGAATGATTTATTGAGCTATGTCCCAACTATAATTTTTGTTTTAATCATTTCGGTAATTCCACAGCTTGTACTTAGTGAATGGAGACCGTTTTGGATGATTTTACTCATTGCACTTGTTGAATTAGGTGCTGTTGTTCACCTAATGTCTAATGAGCTAGACAAGCTTTCTAGTTCTGAGTACGTCAAATCAGGTGTAGCCGTTGGGAATACGGCATTTAAAAATTATCGCTATTATTATTTACCTCATTTGTACCCGAAAATTGTCGTTAATTTTACGTCTGATCTCGCTAAAACGACAACTTTACTTGCTCAACTAGCGATCATTGGCGTATTTATGTCTCAAGAGAAAATACAAATGGGTTTTACAGGTCAATGGGTGTGGATTAGCAATTCACAATCATGGATGGCATTGTTAGAAAATAGTGCCGTAGATATAAGGGTTAACCCTTGGGTTCCATTTTGGACGTGTTTAGTCATTACGTTACTTATCATTAATTTTATGGTTATTGAAAGAGGATTACAAAAGTACTTACGTAAAAAGAAAGTAACTTAA
- a CDS encoding ABC transporter permease subunit → MKQLSRNSFYIVIIFLFMCLIILIPRQYYLSLEGSAIHLNYPIGWEAYKESVKDFISSVKENKGLGLSYTGLEVMDEVKRYMGRSLKLITPAFLFGFIGGSLIGLIIYYYRNKKLFNYIKSFLDVLFTIPDFFLLLCLQLIIIKFPVYGLPRVDLYGHEHVSNILIPTIILSIYPAIYMVRVMFNNLMLEDSKLYMVYLSAKGLSNFRKIFIHGLWNSWNSILSAAPKMMIYILTSLPIIELFTDYKGAGYRFLIASDAWTKAYEINTQIGLLLAFMLTIFLTIIITKTLQFFLTPIFNDGSQISLTTVPNTTSVFRKTNSFMIKELKVNWQLTVGLLTICSLLLFSILASILPLFDITRVKHIWIDDKLFMPPVPPMGDYPFGTDEYGRSIINLIIVGAKNTLTLIVGIVLLRYVLALIISFTIRNTNNAFRRIISFWNGLLSYVPTIIFVLLIATIPRLVLSEWRPFWMIILIAIVELGAVVHLISNELDRLSNSEYAKSGVAVGNSALKNYRYYYLPHLYPKIIVNFTSDLAKTTTLLAQLTIISVFIAHKKVQLDTGEWVWVSTSQSWMALLQNSAVDVRIHAWIPFWTCLAITLLILNFMVIEKGLLKFFGKK, encoded by the coding sequence TTGAAACAATTGTCGCGTAATTCGTTTTATATTGTCATAATATTCTTATTTATGTGTCTAATTATATTAATTCCTAGACAGTACTATTTATCACTAGAAGGAAGTGCCATTCATTTAAACTACCCTATTGGATGGGAGGCATATAAAGAAAGTGTAAAGGATTTTATATCCAGCGTAAAAGAAAACAAAGGTTTAGGACTATCTTATACTGGGCTTGAAGTAATGGATGAAGTGAAAAGGTATATGGGGAGAAGTCTTAAACTCATTACTCCCGCATTTTTATTTGGGTTTATCGGTGGATCATTAATTGGTTTAATTATTTATTACTATAGAAATAAAAAGTTATTCAACTACATAAAATCATTTTTGGATGTATTATTTACGATACCGGATTTCTTTCTACTTCTTTGTTTACAGCTTATCATAATAAAGTTTCCAGTATATGGACTTCCGCGGGTTGATCTATATGGGCATGAACACGTTAGTAATATTCTCATCCCTACGATAATTTTATCCATTTATCCAGCAATCTACATGGTGAGAGTGATGTTTAACAATCTTATGCTTGAGGATAGTAAACTGTATATGGTTTATTTATCAGCAAAAGGATTGTCAAATTTCAGAAAGATTTTCATTCATGGATTATGGAATTCCTGGAATAGTATATTAAGTGCTGCTCCAAAAATGATGATTTATATTTTAACAAGCTTACCAATTATTGAGCTTTTTACAGACTATAAAGGGGCAGGATATAGATTTCTAATTGCTTCAGATGCTTGGACTAAGGCTTATGAAATTAATACACAGATTGGTTTACTTTTAGCTTTTATGCTGACTATCTTCTTGACAATCATCATAACGAAAACACTACAATTTTTCTTAACCCCAATATTTAATGATGGAAGTCAAATCAGTTTAACTACAGTACCAAATACAACTAGTGTATTTAGAAAAACCAATTCTTTTATGATAAAAGAATTGAAAGTGAATTGGCAATTAACTGTCGGGTTATTAACGATTTGTTCATTGCTTCTATTTAGTATTTTAGCTAGTATTCTACCATTATTTGATATTACACGAGTTAAGCATATATGGATCGATGACAAGTTATTCATGCCACCAGTACCTCCAATGGGTGACTATCCATTTGGAACTGACGAATATGGAAGAAGCATAATAAATCTTATCATAGTCGGCGCAAAAAATACGCTGACATTGATCGTTGGCATTGTATTACTAAGATACGTTTTAGCGCTTATCATTAGTTTTACTATTAGAAATACAAATAATGCATTTCGAAGGATCATATCATTTTGGAATGGTTTACTAAGCTATGTTCCAACAATAATTTTTGTTTTACTTATTGCAACGATTCCACGCCTTGTGTTGAGTGAATGGAGACCGTTTTGGATGATTATACTCATTGCTATTGTCGAACTAGGGGCTGTTGTACATCTTATATCTAATGAACTAGACAGGCTCTCGAATTCTGAGTACGCCAAATCAGGTGTTGCTGTAGGTAATTCGGCTCTAAAAAATTATCGTTACTATTATTTGCCTCATCTTTATCCAAAAATAATCGTAAATTTTACATCTGATCTCGCAAAAACGACTACATTACTAGCGCAGCTAACTATTATTAGCGTTTTTATAGCTCATAAGAAAGTTCAACTTGATACTGGAGAATGGGTGTGGGTAAGCACTTCACAATCATGGATGGCATTATTACAAAATAGTGCTGTAGATGTTAGAATTCACGCTTGGATTCCATTTTGGACATGTTTAGCTATTACGTTACTCATTCTTAATTTTATGGTAATTGAAAAAGGTTTACTAAAGTTTTTTGGCAAAAAGTAA
- a CDS encoding carbohydrate binding domain-containing protein, with protein MVRKITKNSKFSILLIVCLFTVGVFYFTLSPSKESYASTVTPEKINDTYDYPTNIDIPEDIDPEGKALLTRTKTEADEDKVENWELTWSDEFDGEEIDRTKWTYEIGNGADYGNPGWGNSELEYYTDEAQNSYIEDGNLVIKAVKEEIPREEAGQEFFYTSAKLTTSGLFSQAHGRIEVRALLPEGDGLWSAIWTLGENFNEVGWLPSGEIDIMELIGREPETIAGTLHGPLSSGLGITSDYSLPEGKKFTDDYHVYSLEWDEDELEFYVDDTLYHIVNKDESNYEYGEIEWVYDNPQYLILNLAVGGHLGGAVGEDNIFPSEMKIDYVRVYEDTNPETVEEEMIDTIYETPGVIKGEKSSGIDQFKNGNFDNGTDGWDTYVGFAGDAEIATENGETKIAIKNEGEQFYSIQYFQGFFDLVIGKEYVVEFDARSTIPRQFQVVVDNRAYERYLDETFELTDSTETYSFKFVMPANDSVSFKYLMGLFNEPIGNEHNIYIDNVVFKETGIVKDLESKNDESTDILINNGSFDDSLDAWETYILSDELGEIIVEDGQAKFAVKNEGDMFFTISLNQMNIGKAKKGQEYRVTFDANSSLPRKFQVIVDNKDYVRYLDEVVDLTTENKSYEFIFTIPNDDDINLKFFAGLIDGEESLTKAHDIFIDNVKFSPTNLVMNGTFEDSLESWEPFLLSEELGEITVEEGKAKIMVQNEGDMFFTLSLNQMNVATLGREQEYIVKFDASSTLPRKLQVIVDNKDYVRYLEEVIDLTAEDKSYEFKFTMPYKDDVNLKFFAGLMDGEEPLYKTHEIFLDNVSLTSK; from the coding sequence GTGGTTCGAAAAATAACTAAAAATAGTAAATTTAGTATTTTATTAATTGTATGTTTATTTACTGTAGGTGTGTTTTATTTTACCTTATCACCTAGTAAGGAATCATATGCTTCGACTGTAACCCCAGAGAAAATAAATGATACATACGATTACCCAACAAACATCGATATTCCTGAAGATATTGATCCAGAAGGAAAGGCTTTACTGACAAGGACTAAAACTGAAGCAGATGAAGATAAAGTCGAGAACTGGGAGCTGACATGGAGCGATGAATTTGATGGAGAGGAAATAGATCGCACAAAGTGGACATATGAGATTGGGAATGGTGCTGATTATGGAAATCCAGGTTGGGGCAATTCTGAACTGGAATACTATACTGATGAAGCACAAAATTCATATATTGAAGATGGTAATTTAGTTATAAAAGCAGTTAAGGAAGAGATCCCACGAGAAGAGGCGGGGCAGGAATTCTTTTATACTTCTGCAAAATTGACGACAAGCGGACTTTTTAGTCAAGCACACGGCCGTATTGAAGTTAGAGCACTGCTACCAGAAGGAGATGGACTCTGGTCTGCAATATGGACATTAGGTGAAAACTTTAATGAAGTTGGCTGGTTGCCATCTGGTGAAATAGACATTATGGAGCTTATAGGAAGAGAGCCAGAAACAATTGCAGGGACTCTTCATGGTCCACTGTCTAGTGGTCTAGGTATTACAAGTGATTATAGTTTACCAGAGGGAAAGAAATTCACAGACGACTACCATGTCTATTCTTTGGAATGGGATGAGGATGAACTAGAATTTTATGTTGATGATACGTTATATCATATTGTAAATAAAGATGAATCAAATTATGAGTATGGTGAAATAGAATGGGTATATGATAACCCTCAATACCTCATACTTAATTTGGCAGTAGGTGGACATTTGGGTGGAGCTGTAGGTGAGGATAACATATTTCCATCAGAAATGAAAATAGATTATGTAAGAGTTTATGAAGATACAAATCCTGAAACTGTTGAAGAAGAAATGATAGATACGATTTATGAAACACCTGGAGTAATAAAAGGAGAAAAGTCTAGTGGAATAGATCAATTTAAGAACGGCAATTTTGATAATGGAACTGATGGTTGGGACACTTATGTTGGATTTGCTGGTGACGCAGAGATCGCAACTGAGAATGGTGAGACAAAAATAGCTATTAAAAACGAAGGAGAACAATTCTATAGTATTCAATACTTTCAAGGATTTTTTGATCTTGTAATTGGTAAAGAATATGTAGTTGAATTTGATGCTAGAAGCACCATCCCTAGACAGTTTCAAGTAGTCGTAGATAACAGGGCATATGAAAGATACCTTGATGAAACGTTTGAGTTAACTGACTCAACAGAAACCTATAGCTTTAAATTTGTTATGCCAGCAAATGACAGCGTTTCGTTCAAATATTTAATGGGTCTTTTTAATGAGCCAATAGGTAACGAACATAATATATATATAGATAATGTCGTATTTAAAGAGACAGGTATCGTAAAAGATCTTGAGAGTAAAAATGATGAATCAACAGATATTTTAATTAATAATGGATCTTTTGATGATTCGTTAGACGCTTGGGAGACATATATACTGTCTGATGAGCTAGGTGAAATTATAGTTGAAGATGGCCAAGCTAAATTTGCTGTAAAAAATGAAGGAGATATGTTCTTTACGATATCCTTGAATCAAATGAACATCGGCAAAGCAAAAAAAGGACAAGAATACAGAGTTACATTTGATGCTAACAGTTCATTACCACGAAAGTTCCAGGTTATTGTAGATAATAAAGATTATGTAAGATATTTAGATGAAGTAGTTGATTTAACAACAGAAAATAAATCATATGAGTTTATATTTACGATACCAAACGATGATGATATAAATTTAAAATTCTTTGCAGGGTTAATTGATGGCGAAGAATCGTTAACGAAAGCCCATGATATATTCATTGATAATGTGAAATTCTCTCCTACTAATTTAGTAATGAATGGAACGTTTGAAGATTCATTAGAGTCTTGGGAGCCGTTTTTACTTTCTGAGGAATTAGGTGAAATCACTGTTGAAGAAGGTAAAGCAAAAATAATGGTTCAGAATGAGGGAGATATGTTCTTTACATTATCTTTAAATCAAATGAATGTGGCTACACTAGGAAGAGAGCAAGAATACATCGTCAAGTTTGATGCAAGTAGTACATTACCAAGAAAGCTTCAGGTTATTGTAGACAATAAAGATTATGTAAGATACTTAGAAGAAGTGATTGATTTAACCGCAGAAGATAAATCATATGAGTTTAAGTTTACGATGCCATACAAGGATGATGTTAATCTAAAATTCTTTGCAGGGCTAATGGATGGTGAGGAACCTTTATACAAGACTCATGAAATCTTCTTAGATAATGTGAGCCTCACTAGTAAGTAA